In a single window of the Nodularia spumigena CCY9414 genome:
- a CDS encoding RibD family protein, translating to MMHNRPHTTVVLAMSADGKIADFRRSPARFGSGADKAHLEEQIAASDAVLIGAGTLRAYGTTLTVSQPILLQHRIKGGKPAQPVHIVITQSADINPEIKFFQQPIERWLLTTTMGAGSWQRREQTLHSTGLTPARECPPKFEQMIIFDTPTGKVDTSAALQHLASLHITRLAILGGGELVASMLQLDLIDELWLTVCPLILGGASAPTPVEGVGFLSQFAPKLELLEVHQVEQEVFLHYRLQR from the coding sequence ATGATGCACAATCGTCCTCATACTACAGTCGTTTTGGCAATGAGTGCAGATGGCAAGATAGCAGATTTTAGGCGATCGCCTGCGCGGTTTGGCTCAGGGGCTGATAAAGCACACCTGGAAGAACAAATTGCTGCCTCTGATGCCGTTTTAATAGGTGCTGGCACTCTTCGTGCTTACGGTACAACACTTACAGTATCACAACCAATTCTGCTGCAACATCGAATAAAAGGGGGTAAGCCCGCCCAACCGGTTCATATAGTCATTACACAGTCTGCTGATATCAATCCGGAAATTAAGTTTTTTCAACAGCCAATAGAACGCTGGTTGCTGACAACAACAATGGGAGCAGGTTCTTGGCAAAGACGAGAACAGACACTTCATTCTACAGGGTTAACACCAGCACGGGAGTGTCCTCCCAAATTTGAGCAGATGATAATTTTTGACACACCAACGGGAAAGGTTGACACGTCTGCTGCTTTGCAACACCTGGCATCTCTACATATAACACGTTTAGCGATCTTGGGGGGAGGTGAGTTAGTCGCTTCTATGTTGCAATTAGATTTAATTGATGAACTCTGGCTCACAGTCTGTCCATTGATTTTAGGTGGTGCATCTGCACCAACACCAGTAGAAGGAGTCGGATTTTTATCTCAATTTGCTCCCAAATTAGAACTTTTAGAAGTTCATCAAGTTGAGCAAGAAGTGTTTCTGCACTATCGGCTGCAACGTTGA
- a CDS encoding M90 family metallopeptidase yields the protein MVEIIAVFMLIGLIVIGILANPILVKQRHNRVKRRPFPPLWSAIIENHLPIYLQLSPDERRRLQGHIQVFLAQKQFIGCGGLQVTPEMKVTIAAVACLLLLNERGKYFPKLRSILIYPRTYFVNQTVATGNYVVEEKREARLGESWTQDQLILSWEQVEKDTGNWQDGHNVVLHEFAHQLDQEDGTANGVPILQRNSEYTVWAQVMTAEYQQLCDDIPRNVKTVMDGYGTINPAEFFAVATETFYEKPRQLRGKHPALYEQLQRYYQLDPVQWT from the coding sequence ATGGTGGAGATAATTGCTGTTTTTATGCTCATTGGGCTGATTGTGATTGGTATTTTAGCCAATCCTATCCTCGTGAAACAGCGTCACAACCGTGTTAAACGCCGTCCATTCCCGCCACTGTGGAGTGCTATCATTGAAAATCATCTCCCCATTTATCTCCAGCTTTCACCTGATGAACGTCGGAGACTTCAGGGACATATTCAAGTATTTTTAGCACAAAAGCAATTCATTGGCTGTGGAGGATTGCAAGTCACACCAGAAATGAAGGTAACTATTGCTGCTGTAGCTTGTTTACTTTTACTGAACGAGCGAGGAAAATACTTCCCTAAACTGCGTTCTATTTTAATTTACCCCAGGACATATTTTGTAAATCAAACTGTAGCAACGGGAAATTATGTAGTCGAAGAAAAACGCGAGGCGAGATTAGGGGAATCATGGACTCAAGACCAATTAATATTATCTTGGGAACAGGTTGAAAAAGATACTGGTAACTGGCAAGATGGACATAATGTTGTCCTACACGAATTTGCCCATCAGTTAGACCAAGAAGATGGAACCGCCAACGGAGTGCCTATTTTGCAACGCAACTCAGAGTATACTGTGTGGGCGCAGGTGATGACAGCAGAATATCAACAACTTTGTGATGATATTCCCAGAAACGTCAAAACTGTCATGGATGGCTATGGTACAATTAATCCGGCTGAGTTTTTTGCTGTAGCTACGGAAACATTTTATGAAAAACCTCGCCAGTTAAGGGGGAAGCATCCGGCGCTGTATGAGCAATTACAAAGGTATTATCAATTAGACCCTGTGCAGTGGACTTAA
- a CDS encoding sensor histidine kinase, with the protein MAKACQSSFRRILVTRILLLFVPALLLGQIVALNKARSSLLKTARQNLTESAIFKGETIANAIATLQTHLLTVSQTTVIQTGSSKQAQKYLTQLAKQLPTHIECLQLTHLQSSKIIASTCGNQAIAESRLSFPDQGEKIVIKKILPPKAGTTGKKNTHNQLQLMLSTPVYSRTGKVLYALSIQSALYKQSKNQPGSLTGATVVIAENGMILAHPSAELVGTNIQQHPDAAQLEQIVKKAMAGQSNSINLPNQEGNGFIVGYTAIANPITKEQGQKWIVVAVTTVDNALLGLEEIKLILIVLTVGLIGASLLASLYLAPYLANPLEELRDYALNLHSHHAAQPVPRNFKIREFNQLAQAIDQMVERLKAWAEELEIAWKEAKTANQIKSQFLATTSHELRNPLNVIINCVRVVHEGLCDNREEEIEFLKRADDTAIHLLGIINELLDISKIEAGKLSVVKVPIDLRQILLEVINLQSVNVQNKGLQLKTDLGTDLIPVEADAAKLKQVLINIIGNATKFTDEGSIRIATISHKFQVIVSITDTGLGIEPDQQHKLFRPFVMLDGGATRKVEGTGLGLAISRNLIELMGGTITLESAGINQGTTVKITLPMIDITRLNASTTEGNLHNRVVASEDEGVRAGNCSLISTKK; encoded by the coding sequence ATGGCTAAGGCTTGTCAATCATCCTTTAGACGTATTTTAGTAACAAGAATTTTACTGTTGTTTGTCCCAGCATTATTGTTGGGGCAAATTGTAGCCTTGAATAAGGCTAGGTCTAGCCTATTAAAAACTGCCCGTCAAAATCTGACAGAGAGCGCTATTTTCAAAGGTGAGACAATTGCTAATGCGATCGCTACCCTACAAACTCACTTGCTCACTGTCAGTCAAACAACCGTTATTCAGACTGGTTCATCTAAACAAGCACAAAAATATCTCACTCAGCTAGCAAAACAATTACCAACGCATATTGAGTGCCTGCAATTAACTCATCTACAAAGCAGTAAAATCATTGCCAGTACCTGTGGAAACCAAGCAATTGCCGAATCGAGATTATCTTTTCCTGATCAAGGAGAAAAAATTGTTATCAAAAAAATATTACCTCCCAAGGCAGGAACCACAGGTAAAAAAAATACCCATAATCAACTGCAATTAATGCTATCCACTCCAGTGTATAGTCGCACTGGGAAAGTGCTATATGCCTTGAGTATTCAATCAGCACTATACAAACAAAGCAAAAATCAGCCGGGGTCCTTAACAGGCGCTACTGTAGTAATTGCTGAAAACGGGATGATTTTAGCACACCCATCAGCCGAGCTAGTAGGGACGAATATTCAACAACACCCAGATGCTGCCCAACTGGAACAGATTGTCAAAAAGGCAATGGCTGGACAAAGTAATTCTATAAATTTGCCGAATCAAGAGGGCAATGGATTCATAGTTGGTTACACAGCTATCGCCAACCCCATTACAAAAGAGCAAGGGCAAAAATGGATAGTCGTCGCTGTGACAACTGTGGATAATGCTCTGCTAGGTTTGGAAGAAATCAAACTGATCCTGATTGTTTTAACAGTTGGTTTAATTGGTGCGAGTTTGTTGGCATCTTTATATCTAGCTCCTTACCTGGCCAATCCTCTAGAAGAATTGCGCGACTATGCCCTGAATCTTCACAGCCACCACGCCGCACAACCAGTACCACGCAACTTCAAAATCCGGGAGTTCAACCAACTGGCGCAAGCAATAGACCAAATGGTTGAGAGACTCAAAGCCTGGGCAGAAGAACTAGAAATTGCTTGGAAAGAGGCAAAAACTGCTAACCAGATCAAAAGTCAGTTTTTGGCTACCACTTCCCATGAATTGAGAAATCCACTCAATGTGATTATTAACTGCGTGCGCGTAGTTCACGAGGGCTTGTGCGATAACCGAGAAGAAGAAATAGAGTTTCTCAAACGTGCCGACGACACAGCTATTCACTTGCTAGGTATTATTAATGAACTACTTGATATCTCCAAAATTGAAGCAGGTAAACTGTCAGTAGTTAAAGTACCGATTGATCTCCGGCAAATACTGCTGGAAGTGATTAATTTACAATCAGTAAATGTGCAGAACAAAGGCTTGCAGTTAAAAACTGATTTAGGTACTGACTTGATTCCCGTAGAAGCAGACGCAGCAAAGTTAAAGCAGGTACTAATTAATATCATTGGTAATGCTACTAAGTTTACCGACGAGGGAAGCATTAGGATTGCTACAATTTCCCACAAATTTCAGGTGATTGTCAGCATAACAGATACAGGTTTAGGCATAGAACCTGACCAGCAGCACAAACTATTTCGCCCCTTCGTGATGCTAGATGGAGGCGCAACACGCAAGGTTGAAGGTACGGGACTAGGACTAGCGATTTCCCGCAACTTAATTGAACTCATGGGAGGTACTATTACTCTGGAAAGTGCGGGTATAAACCAAGGTACAACGGTGAAGATTACCTTGCCGATGATTGATATTACCCGATTAAATGCTTCTACAACAGAAGGGAATTTACATAATCGGGTAGTTGCTTCTGAGGATGAGGGGGTAAGGGCTGGTAACTGTTCGCTAATTTCTACCAAGAAATAG
- a CDS encoding Gfo/Idh/MocA family protein yields the protein MKIAVIGVGRWGVHLLRNFLAHPQVSVVAVVDPQAERLAAVKQQFNLDENILLTTQWSALQQVAGLTAVAIATPATTHYALIKEALHLGYHVLAEKPLTLDPGECLELCQIAEQQHLILMVDHTYLFHPAVEQGQTVVKAGKLGNLRYGYATRTHLGPVRQDVDALWDLAIHDIAIFNNWLGQIPVKVQATGTVWLQGVENRELTHSPSGLADLVWVTLTYPDEFQVYIHLCWGNPDKQRRLAVVGSRGCLIFDEMSTTSPLTLLHGEFERQGNQFLPVNQKPEMLELKTGEPLQRVCDRFILSIIQNTTPDISSGWVGTELVQILSGLTASLNQGGQPVVLKINGF from the coding sequence ATGAAAATTGCTGTGATTGGTGTGGGGCGTTGGGGAGTACATTTACTGCGGAATTTTTTAGCACATCCCCAAGTGAGTGTAGTGGCGGTAGTAGACCCCCAAGCAGAAAGATTGGCAGCAGTCAAGCAACAGTTTAATTTAGATGAAAATATATTATTGACTACTCAGTGGTCAGCTTTACAGCAAGTAGCGGGGCTGACAGCAGTGGCGATCGCCACTCCAGCTACTACCCACTATGCTTTAATTAAAGAGGCGCTGCATCTGGGCTACCACGTTTTAGCAGAAAAACCCTTAACTCTAGACCCAGGAGAATGTCTGGAACTTTGCCAGATAGCAGAACAACAGCATTTAATCTTGATGGTTGACCATACTTATTTATTTCATCCAGCTGTTGAACAAGGGCAAACTGTTGTTAAGGCAGGTAAATTAGGTAATTTACGCTATGGTTACGCCACACGTACACATTTAGGGCCAGTCCGCCAAGATGTTGATGCTTTGTGGGATTTAGCTATTCATGATATTGCTATTTTTAACAACTGGCTGGGTCAGATCCCAGTGAAAGTACAGGCTACGGGTACGGTGTGGTTACAGGGAGTAGAGAATAGGGAACTGACACACTCACCATCAGGGTTAGCAGATTTAGTCTGGGTAACGCTGACATACCCGGATGAGTTTCAGGTATATATTCACCTGTGCTGGGGAAATCCTGATAAACAGAGAAGACTGGCGGTTGTGGGTAGCCGTGGTTGCTTGATTTTTGATGAAATGTCCACTACATCGCCTTTAACTCTGTTACATGGTGAGTTTGAACGTCAAGGAAATCAGTTTTTACCTGTGAATCAAAAACCAGAAATGCTGGAATTAAAAACAGGGGAACCATTGCAGCGAGTTTGCGATCGCTTTATTCTCAGTATTATTCAGAACACTACCCCAGACATCTCATCTGGTTGGGTAGGCACAGAATTAGTACAGATTCTCTCTGGTCTGACAGCATCTCTAAACCAGGGCGGACAACCTGTGGTTTTAAAAATCAACGGTTTCTGA
- a CDS encoding GNAT family N-acetyltransferase — protein MVEQIKPRYSSRWINKIAEVPQNAWDALAMPLKTPFLEWDWLNNLEISQSATAKTGWLPNHLTLWRDRTLIAVAPLYLKGHSYGEFVFDHQWAELADRIGVQYYPKLLGMTPFTPAEGYRFLIAPGEDEDEITALMVHEIDAFCIKHRISGCHFLYVDPQWRTVLERQGFTTWLHHSYIWENVGFKTFDDYLKLFNANQRRNIKRERKAVEKVGLRLQPLTGDAIPQSLFPLMYEFYADTCDKFGWWGSKYLTKQFFEQLHTNYRHRVVFFPAYTEQDERQPVGMSFCLFKGDRLYGRYWGSFQEIDCLHFDACYYTPIEWAIAHNIQSFDPGAGGRHKKRRGFPAMPNYSLHRFYNSRLEQIIPPYIREVNQLEQQEMAAINQDLPFNLKNE, from the coding sequence ATGGTGGAACAAATCAAGCCTCGCTACTCTAGCCGTTGGATTAACAAAATTGCGGAAGTACCCCAAAATGCCTGGGATGCTTTAGCAATGCCACTGAAAACGCCGTTTTTAGAATGGGATTGGCTGAATAATCTCGAAATTTCCCAGAGTGCTACGGCTAAAACTGGGTGGTTACCTAATCACTTAACTCTTTGGCGAGACAGAACGCTGATTGCAGTTGCGCCACTTTACTTGAAAGGACACAGTTATGGTGAATTTGTCTTTGATCACCAATGGGCAGAATTAGCCGATCGCATTGGAGTACAGTATTATCCTAAATTGCTGGGAATGACACCATTTACCCCGGCTGAAGGTTATCGTTTTTTAATCGCCCCAGGGGAAGATGAGGATGAAATTACAGCCCTGATGGTGCATGAGATTGATGCTTTCTGCATCAAGCATCGGATTTCTGGTTGTCATTTTCTCTATGTCGATCCCCAATGGCGGACTGTGCTGGAACGCCAAGGTTTTACAACTTGGTTACACCATAGCTACATTTGGGAAAATGTCGGGTTTAAAACTTTTGATGATTATTTAAAATTATTCAACGCCAATCAGCGCCGCAATATCAAGCGAGAACGCAAAGCTGTGGAAAAAGTGGGTTTACGACTACAACCACTGACTGGTGATGCAATTCCTCAGTCTTTATTTCCTTTGATGTACGAGTTCTATGCTGATACTTGTGATAAATTTGGCTGGTGGGGTAGTAAATACCTCACAAAGCAGTTTTTTGAGCAACTACATACCAATTACCGGCATCGAGTGGTATTTTTTCCGGCGTATACAGAACAAGATGAGCGTCAACCTGTGGGGATGTCTTTTTGTTTATTTAAAGGCGATCGCTTATATGGACGCTACTGGGGTAGTTTCCAAGAAATAGATTGCTTACATTTTGATGCTTGCTATTATACACCGATTGAGTGGGCGATCGCTCATAATATCCAAAGTTTTGATCCCGGTGCTGGGGGACGACACAAAAAACGCCGTGGTTTTCCCGCTATGCCAAATTACAGTTTGCACCGCTTTTACAATAGTCGTTTAGAACAAATTATCCCCCCATATATTCGGGAAGTTAATCAACTAGAACAACAAGAGATGGCGGCGATTAATCAGGATTTACCATTTAATCTCAAAAATGAATAA